GCCGGGACCAGGCACCGGCGGCGCGGCAGCGGGTCGCAGCCGCCCAGCATGAGGCGCTGCCCGAGGTCCCAGTCGTCGGGGCAGTGCGCGCCGACGTCGTAGCTCATGTACTCGTCGAGCTCTCGCCGCATCAGCACGCAGGCGTGGCCGATGGTGCTGTACGTCCGGTTCGTCCCGTACACGCTGGGCAGGCCGTCGCGGTTGCCCTTGGCCGTCAAGTACTTGCGCGTCTCCTCGGCGGTGAAGAAGTTGACGAGAGGGTCGACGGCCGGcgagccgtcgccgtcgccgtcgtcggggCGGGGGATGCGGATGAGGCGGAGGGCGATGTGGGCGCTGTAGAGCGGGTGGATGACCTCGTCCTCCAGGAACCGCCGGAACTCCGGCATGGTCATGTTCTCCTGCGGCTTCCGCCGGACCTTGCTCTTCTTGGTCTTCTTGGCGACCTTGAGCGCCGTCGCCTCCAGCTTGTCCTGGAGGTCGGCGAGCTGGACCAGCACGTCGTCGACGCGGTCCGCGAGTGCACGGATGTCGAAGCTGCTGGCGTAGCCTGCTGCCGTGTCGGTGTGGAACTTGGCGCAGTAGTGGGCAGGGTCGTCGACGACGTCGAGGCCCGGGAGGAGGCTGTGGGTGGTGTAGAAGCGGTGGAGGCTAGCCATGCTGATGAGGATGACGAACACGCCCATCCCCAGCTGCATCGCCGCCATGAGCCGCGTGAACCGGCACCGCGCCAAGCAGAAGCCCTCCATTATTTGTCCTCTCTGTGTGGAATTGTGATGTGACTTGTTGCCGTCTTGGACTCTAGCTAGCTTGGTACCAGAAATTAGTTCTCCACTGGATTGGAGAGAGAAATTAGCGTGGCAACTGAAAAGTGATCCAGTTCTGCTTAGGGTGCACTCCATTGTGAGGCTCAGATCTCCATGCTCATGCATGCATTGTTAATTTGTTTACCAGCCTACTCAACGCTGAAAAAGGGAGCTAGGAAGGAGTACAACATGAAGCAGTTCAAATGCATGGATTGTTGGTGGAGAAAGTTGACGActgagaccttgtttagttagtTCACATCAAAAACCAATTTTTTGATGTTACTCATGCATGCTCTTAGGGTTGGTTGCTTAATCAAATTATTACTCAGTTCCTTTAGAGATCTAGTAATTAGCATGGCAACTGAAAAGTGATCAGTTCTGCTTAGGGTGCACTCCATTGTGAGGCTCAGATCTCCATGCATGCTCAGCCTACTCAACGCTGCAAACTCCATGGAAACCTGGGCCCTCGATCAGCGGCCGCGGCCTTGTCGCGCTCTCGCCGCACGCCTTTGGGCCGCGCGCTTCTGATCCTCCTTCTGGCGCGCAACTTGGTGTGCCCATTCCTCCACTTGATCGTGTACATCCCCTGCGGCAGGGAGCACATTTTGCACTTGAACTCGATCGACCTGAAGGTCGTCGACGTGGACCGCCCGCGTTCGCCGCCCCGGCCGCGCCCGCGACGTTCCCGGCCTAACTATGCACTGTGCTCGCTCGCCACTCACCATAACCCTGGCCTGGGGCTCAATCGCACTGGGAGCTGCTAAAGGGCTTGCTTGCCTCCGTAACATACCATAATGTTAAACTGTCTGAGTTTGGCCTAGCAAAAGTTTTGTTCGAATACTTGCAACTCTGGGACATGATTGACAATTCAAGTCTTGTTGGAATGAATACTTGCAACTCGGCAACTCGTGGTGTAAGTTTTAGATAGATAGACAAGTGAGAAGATCACAGATAGATGTACAAGAGCCATGACTGGAGCTTTGAGGTTTCACAACAGCAGGAGATCTGTATGTAAACTTAGGTAGGCCCTCATCTCATCAGTCTCCATGGCAAGCAAGAGATGTCCTGCTGTATTCAGAGAGTAGATGAACACAATTAGTAGATGTGGAGTAATTTTAGACTGCATTAAGCAAGTCGACACAACCTGGCAGGCAGGTTTCACCAGCCAGCAAGTCATCATGCGGTCAGGAGATGTCGCTTGAGGAATGCAAGCTAGCTGCACGGTGGACGTTGCATCAAAATTCCAGGACAATACAAGCCATAGGTACAAATTGGCATTGGCAGCTCCATCAGGTCTGTTGGAGTTTCACCTGTAAAGCTGTTGTTTGATATGTCTATATACAAGTGGTAGTCTAGGTTTCCTATACAGTCAGGTACTGGTCCAGTCAGTTGATTGTTGAATAAAACTAACGTCTCCAAGTTTTTGAGCTTAGataaccaaggaggcattttccCAGACAAAGAACAATCATTCATGGAAAAACCTGAAGATTCTCAAAACCTTGAGTTATATCATCCTCTGGCATGCATGACCTCATGCTTAAAGTTGAGTCCAATTAGCAAGCTGGTCAGGTTCCTGCAAATCCTAAGGATCTGAAATGCACTTGTGATATTTGTAAGGGGGGATAGGAATGAGAGGGACTTCATATTGCTGACTTTTTTTCTGAAAACTGGCCGTGGAACCTATTGGAGGATATATAGTCGTAGCTAGTGCAGTAAGATTTTTGCATGAGTAGATCCAAGATGCATTATGGAATTGTTCCAATGAATTTGTTCCCCATAAGATCTAAGGTTTTTAGATTGGGTTAGTTGGAGAAATTGACCTTGGTGAGTTCTCCACGGAAACTGTTGCTCTTGAGGTCGATAATTTGGAGTTTTATGCACTTGCTCAGAGTTTATGGGAGTTCCCCAGACATGTTGTCCAAACAAATCTCTTCCGGTCTGGTAAGCTCACCTATTGAATCTAGCATATCACCACTGAAATCATTCCCTTAAGGGTTACCAGATTTTTCAGCTTGCTGATGTCAC
This window of the Sorghum bicolor cultivar BTx623 chromosome 7, Sorghum_bicolor_NCBIv3, whole genome shotgun sequence genome carries:
- the LOC8068521 gene encoding uncharacterized protein LOC8068521 codes for the protein MEGFCLARCRFTRLMAAMQLGMGVFVILISMASLHRFYTTHSLLPGLDVVDDPAHYCAKFHTDTAAGYASSFDIRALADRVDDVLVQLADLQDKLEATALKVAKKTKKSKVRRKPQENMTMPEFRRFLEDEVIHPLYSAHIALRLIRIPRPDDGDGDGSPAVDPLVNFFTAEETRKYLTAKGNRDGLPSVYGTNRTYSTIGHACVLMRRELDEYMSYDVGAHCPDDWDLGQRLMLGGCDPLPRRRCLVPASKLFHRPLPINESLWTLPDDGNVRWSRYHCRGYRCLSARNQRRGYDRCVGCFDMDREKQRWVVGASTSTNNRTAAASSLLADFRIDDVLAAAKPGEVRIGLDMSVGTGSFAARMRERGVTVVSAAMNLGAPFAETMALRGLVPLYATMSQRLPLFDNTMDLVHTAGLLEGWVDLQLLDFVLFDWDRVLRPGGLLWVDKFACARKDLDDYMYMFLQFRYKKHRWVVSFKSKDQVYLSALLEKPPRS